The genomic interval GGTCGGATTAGTACTGCAACGGCGCTCAGCACACCCCTCGTTGTCCGCGCAGGATCTCGGCCGGAGCCGAGGCGGTACGCGGACGATCCCGCGGCGGATCCACCGTGTGGATTCCGGCTGAAAGCGCGCCGGAACGACGGGAGTGCCGTGGCAGTATCCGGCCGGCGGCGGGTTCTCCCATCCTTCTGCCCGGGTTCATCTTCCGTTGGCCTGCCCGGTTCGGGGCCCGGCGACGATCGGCGCGTGCGCATCGTGCAATTGGCCAACTTCTACGGGCCGCGTTCGGGCGGGCTGCGCACCGCCCTGCACCACCTGGGTGCGGGATACGTGGCCGCCGGGCACGAGGTGGTGCTGGTCGTGCCCGGCCCGCGGTGGGGTGAGGAGACGCTCGGAACGGGCGTGCGGCGGATCACCGTTCCCGCCGTGGCGATTCCGTGGACCGGAGGCTACCGGGCCGCCGACCCGCGGCGGGTGGCCGACGTGCTGACCGGGCTGCGACCCGACGCGCTCGAGGTGTCGGACCGGTTGACGCTGCGCGGATTCGGGCGCTGGGCGCGGCGGCGTGATATCGCGGGCGTGATGATCTCGCACGAGCGGCTGGACCGGTTGCTCGGTCAGGTGCTGCCCGGTCCGCTGGCGCGCCGCGCCGCCGACGCGGCCAACCGGCGTTCCGCCGAAGATTACGACATCGTGGTCTGCACAACGGAATTCGCGCAGGCGGAGTTCGAGCGCATCGCCGTGCCGAACGTGGCCCTGGTGCCGCTGGGCGTGGACCTGGAGACGTTCAGTCCATCGCGGCACGACGGTGCGCTGCGGCGGCGGTTCGGCGCGCGGCACCTGCTGGTGCACTGCGGGCGGCTGTCGGTGGAGAAGCGGGTGGACCGCAGCATCGAGGCCGTCGACACACTGCGCCGGGAGGGCATGGACGCGCGACTGGTGGTGGCGGGCGACGGTCCGCGACGGGAGTCGTTGCAGCGGCGGGCCCGCGCGGTGGCGCCGCTGCCCGACGGGCGCCCGGCCGTGCATTTCACCGGGTTCATCGCCGACCGGAACCGGCTGGCCACGCTGCTCGCGAGTTCGGACGTGTCGCTGGCGCCGGGCCCGCACGAGACCTTCGGCCTGGCCGCGCTGGAGGCGCTGGCGGCGGGCACGCCCGTGGTCGCCAGCCGGTCCTCCGCGCTGGCCGACATCGTCACCGAGGACTGCGGCGCGGTGGCCGACGACGATCCCGCCTCCTTCGCGCAGGCGGTCACCGACGTGCTCGCGCTTCCGCCCGGCGATCGACGCCGCGCCGCGCGCCACCGGGCCGAGCAGTTCACCTGGCCGGCCGCGGTGGCGGGGATGCTGGAGGTGCTCGGCGGCCGCTGACGGGCGCGCCCGGGAGCGGCGGCGCAACGGGGCGTCGAACCGGAAACGGGGGCAGCCCGTATGCTCTCGGCAGCACAGGAAAACGTCAGGCGCCGGGAACGGGGATCCCGCGGAGGGTTCGGCGCCGCCCCTACCGAGCATCCGAGGAAACCGCGTGCGCGATCGCTTGAAGTCCGTGAGTGGCAAGAAGACTCTGGTCACCGGCGCGGCCAGCGGGATCGGGCGGGCCACCGCGATCGCCGCGGCCCGGTCCGGCGCCGAACTGGTGCTGACCGATATCGATGCCACGGGGCTGGCCGGGACCGTCGAGGCGATCGGCCGCGAGGGCGGCAAGGTGTTGTTCTCACGTGCCCTCGACATCAGCGACTACGAAGCGGTCACCGCATTCGCCGACGCGGTGCACGCCGCGCACGGCGGCCTCGATGTGGTGATGAACGTCGCGGGCGTGTCGGCGTGGGGCACCGTGGAGAACCTCGAGCACCGGCACTGGCGGACCATGGTCGACGTCAATCTGATGGGCCCGATCCATGTGATCGAGAACTTCGTCCCGCGGATGGTGCGCGACGGGCGCGGCGGCGCGTTGGTCAACGTGTCCTCGGCCGCGGGACTGCTGGCGTTCCCGTGGCACGCCGCCTACAGCGCCAGCAAGTTCGGGTTGCGCGGCGTGTCGGAGGTGCTGCGGTTCGACCTGGCGCGGCACGGCATCACCGTGCACCTGGTGGTGCCGGGCGCGGTGAACACACATCTGGTGCAGACGGTCGAGATCGCCGGGGTCGACCGCGACGATCCGCGAGTGCAGCGCTACGTCAAGCGATTCCAGCGCCACGCCACCCCGCCCGAGCGGGTGGCCACGCAGATCCTGCGCGGTATCGAGAAGAACCGCTTCATGATCCACACCTCGTTCGACGTCCGCTTCGGCTATTGGTGGGCGCGCAAGTTCGCGCTGCCCTACGAGTTCGCGATGCGCCGCGCCAACGACCTGTTCGACAGTTTCCTGAAGCGGGGTTAGCAGGCGGCCGAGTCGGCTTCGGCTGTCTCGTAGGCGTTTTCGCAGCCCTCGCCGTCGGGGGACGCCTCGCAGTTGAGGTTGACGTCCAGGACGCGGGCGCCGGGGCCCTCGTCGCCGAGCTTGTCGTGGAAGTTGACGATGCGGCAGCTGGCGAGCGAGAGACAGCCGCAGCCGATGCAGCCGGTGAGGCTGTCGCGCAGGCGGGTCAGCTGCTCGATGCGCTGGTCGAGGTCGACTCGCCAGATGGTGGACAGCCGCTCCCAGTCCTTGCGGTTGGGGGTGCGGCCCTCGGGGAGGGTGCCCAGGGCCTTGCGGATCTCGCTGAGCGGGATGCCGACGCGCTGGGAGATGCGGATGAAGGCCACCCGGCGCAGCGTCTCGCGCGAGTATCGGCGCTGGTTACCGCTGGTGCGACGGCTGGTGATGAGGCCCTCGCGCTCGTAGAAGTGCAGCGCCGACACCGCGACCCCGCTGCGTTCGGACAATTGGCCCGGGGTGAGTTCCTTGGTGTTCCAGGTCGTCTGCTGCATACCTGAACAATACTTCAGGTAAAGGGCGCGGCGCGGCCGTTTGGAAGTAACTTGCGGCGTGTCGCCATCATTCCCCGTGTGCCGTCCGGGTCGCGCGGGCGGGTCGATCTCGGTGGCGCACACCCAGCGAATTCCGTGCCAAGGCGGCAGCGGATGACTACGGTCGGGTTATGGAAACAGAGGCTGTGCCGTCGGCGCGACCGTTTTCCGTGACAAGCGAGGTCGGGACGCTGCGCACGGTGCTGCTGCACCGGCCCGGCGCGGAACTGCGCCGGCTCACCCCGCGCAACAACGATCAGCTGCTGTTCGACGCCATCCCGTGGGTGGAGCGCGCCCAGCAGGAACACGACACCTTCGCCGGGCTGCTGGCCGGGCGCGGCGTCGAGGTGTTGCTGCTGCGGAACCTGCTGGTCGAGACGCTGGCGCGGAGCGGGCCCGGCCGCAGCATGGGCATCACGGCCGCGGTGGACGCGCGGCGTATCGGTTACGCGCTGGCCGAGGAACTGAAGTCGTACCTGTTCGGCGTGTCCGACGCCGAGGAGCTGGCGGCGGTGCTGATGTCGGGGATGACCTTCGACGAGCTGCCGTTCGATCCGGGCACGTCGCTGGTGCGCCGCATGCATCACGGCACCGACTTCGTCATCGATCCGCTGCCGAATCTGTTGTTCACGCGCGACTCCTCGTTCTGGGTGGGGCCGAAGGTGGCGATCACTTCCCTGGCCCTGCCCGCCCGCGCGCGCGAGACCTCGCTGACCGATCTGGTCTACGCCTTCCATCCGCGCTTTCTCGGCGTGCGGCGGGCCTACGAGTCGCACACCGCGCCGATGGAGGGCGGCGACGTGCTGCTGCTGGCGCCCGGTGTGGTGGCGATCGGGGTGGGCGAGCGCACCTCCCCGGCCGGCGCGGAAGCGTTGGCGCGCAGCCTGTTCGAGGACAATCTCGCGCACACCGTGCTGGTGGTGCCGATCGCGCAGAACCGCGCGACCATGCACCTGGACACGGTCTGCACCATGGTCGACACCGACGCCGTCGTGATGTACCCGGCGGTGCAGGATTCGCTGTGCGCCTTCACCATCGGCAAACGCGACGACGGCACGGTGGAGATGCGCGGGCCGGACCCGTTTCTCCCCGCGGCGGCCGAGGCGATGGGCATTCCCAAACTCCGGGTCATCGACACCGGCCTGGACGGCGTCACCGCCGAACGGGAACAGTGGGACGACGGGAACAACACGCTGGCCCTGGCGCCCGGCGTGGTCGTCGCCTACGAACGCAACGAGAACACCAACGCGCGGCTGGCGGACGCGGGTATCGAGGTGCTGACCATTCCCGGATCCGAACTCGGCTCCGGGCGAGGTGGTCCACGCTGCCTGTCCTGCCCGTTGGCGCGGGACGAAGTGTGAGGCGCGATGCTGGACATTCCGGTCGACCATCATTCGACGGTCCCCCCGTACGAGCAGTTACGGCAGGGCATCATCGCCCGGGTGCGGTCCGGTGAGCTGACGGCGGGGACCAAGATCCCCACCGTGCGCGCGCTGGCCGGACACCTCGGGCTCGCCCCGAACACCGTGGCGCGCGCGTATCGCGAACTGGAACAGGACGGCGTGCTCGAGACCCGCGGGCGGCTCGGCTCGTTCATCGCCTCGTCCGGCGATCCGACCCGGGATCTGGCCGGGCGGGCCGCCACCGAATACGTGGCGGTGATCCGGCGGCTGGGGCTCGATGACGAGGCGGCGGTGAGCTATGTGCGAGCCGCGTTGAGCGAGTAGCTATTTCCAGCTCGGCAGCCAGAGATGGTCGTGCCAGTTGCCGACCGTGATCGGCAGCGCGGTCAGGATCGGCCACAGCCAGATGAAGTTGGCCACCACCACACCGAGATACAGGCACACCAGCAGCAGGCTCAGCCGCCGGTGTTCGGTCCAGCGCTCGAAGCGGTCGCCGACGCGTGCGAACGGCGCGGGGCCGAGGATGTCACCCAGCACCAGGGCGATGCCCATGACCAGGAACGGCGCCATCGGCACGGCGTAGAAGTAGTACATCTGCCGGTCCAGGGTCGCGAACCAGGGCAGCAGGCCCGCGCCGTAGCCGACCAGGACGGTGGCGTAACGCCAGTCGCGGCGGGTGGCGGTGCGCCAGACGGCCCAGGCCAGCATGGGCAGCGACACCCACCACAGCGCCGGGGTGCCGATCAGCATGACCGCTTTCACGCACACCGACTGGCCGCAGCCGGTGACGCCGCTGTCGGCGTAGTAGTAGAGCATCGGCCGCAGACCCATCGGCCACGACCACGGCTTGGACTCCCAGGGGTGGTGATTGCCCGCCGAATTGGTCAGGCTCTCATGGAATTTCAGTGATTCGGCCTGGTTGTGCCACAGCGAGCGGAGCGCGTCCGGTATCCAGGACCAGGTGCCGCCCGCGCCGATGGCATTGCCGACCGAATAGCGGTCGTAGCCGTCCTCGCTGGCGAACCAGCCCCAGTAGGCGGCCAGGTAGACCAGCAGCGGCACCACCACCAGCGAGGCCAGGGCGGGGCCGATGTCGCGGACGGCGGTTCCGACCCACGGGCGCGCGACCTTGTACGCGCGGCGGGCCGCGACGTCGAAACACACCGACATCAGACCGAACGCGGCGACGAAGTACATGCCCGACCACTTGGTGCCGCAGCTCAGCCCGAGCAGCAGGCCCGCGCCGAAGCGCCACCAGCGCACGCCCAGCCGGGGGCCGAAGGCGCTCAGCGCGATGCGTCCCTCGGCATCGGCTCGCGCCATGCGCTCGCGGACCTGATCGCGGTCCACGATCAGGCAACCGAAGGCGGCGGTGACGAACAGGGCCTGGAAGATGTCGAGCATGCCGATGCGGGAGGAGACGAAGGTCAGGCCGTCGGCGATCAGCAGCAGTCCGGCGATGGCGCCGATCAGGGTGGAGCGGGTCATGCGCCGGGTGATCCGGATGACCAGCAGTACCAGCAGCGAGCCGAACACCGCCGCCGAGAACCGCCAGCCCCAGCTGGTGTAGCCGAACAGCAGCTCGCCCAGCGCGATCATCTGCTTGCCCACCGGCGGATGTACCACCAGCCCGTAGGCCGGATTGTCCTCGACCCAGCCGCCGGTCACCAGCTGCCAGGCCTGCGGCGCGTAGTGCTTCTCATCGAAGACGGGGGTGCCGGCGTCGGTGGGATAGTTCAGGTTCAGGAAGCGGGTCACCACGGCGATCGCGGTGAGCACGAGCGTGACGACCCAGCCGCGCACCCGATCGGTCGGGCCGAAATCGGGAGTGGGGCGCAGCGGCGCCGGGCTGGACGAGGCCGAGCCCGCGCCGATCGCCGGACGCGCGTCGGTCAGCTGGGTCACGCGTCGATCGTATGCGGTGCACGTCCGCCCCCCTCGCAGCGGTGAGCCGAGGGCGGTTGGGTGGGAGTGTGGGTCGGGGGTGAGGGCGGTTGGGGAGGAGGGCCTACTGGGGCGAGGATGGTTGGTCAGGAGTGGAGGCGGGCGGCGAGGACGGCGTCGTAGAGTTCGCGGCGGGAGGTGTTCGTGGCCGAGGCGACCTGGGCGCAGGCGTCCTTCAGGCGTAGGCCGTCGGCGACCAGGTCCTCCACCTCGTCGACGAGGTCGGCCGGGTGTGCCGAAACCGATTGGGCCCCTTCGACAACCACCGTGATCTCGCCGCGGGCCCCGTCGATCGCCCAGGTCGCCAGCTCGTCGAGGGAGCCGCGGACGACCTGCTCGTAGGTCTTGGTCAGCTCGCGGCAGACGGCGGCGCGGCGGGTGGGGCCGAGCACCTCGACGGCATCGGCGAGACAGTCGGCCAGGCGGTGCGGCGCCTCGAAGAACACGACGGCCCGCGGCTCGGTCACCAACGTGCGCAGCCACTGCTTGCGCCGACCCGACTTACGCGGCGCGAAGCCGTCGAAGCAGAACCGCTCCATCGGCAATCCGGACAGCGCCAACGCCGTCGTCACCGCGGACGGACCTGGCAGGCAGGTCACCGGCAGCTCGCGTTCGACGCACGCCGCGACCATCCGATAGCCCGGATCGCTCACCGACGGCATACCCGCGTCGGTCACCAGCAGCACGGTGCTTCCGGCCTCGATCTCGGCCAGCAACTGGGGAATCCGGGCGGTCTCGACGTGATCGTAGAAACTCACCACCCGCCCGGCGATCTCCACTCCGAGCGCCTTGGCCAGCGCTCGCGTGCGCCGGGTGTCCTCGGCGGCGACCACCGTCGCGGTACCGAGCGCCTCGCGCAACCGCTGTGAGGCGTCCCCCGGGTCGCCCATCGGCGTCGCCGCCAGCACCAGGCGACCGGCCCGCCCACTCGTCGCACTCCCGTCCGGGGACTCCGCCGCCATGTCGTCGGCGGTCAGGACTTGGGCTCGACGTACTTCGGGAAGACCGGTTCCGGCGGGGGCAGCGGCAATCCCGGTTCGATCGGGGTGGCCAGGTCGGCGAAGGTGCGGCCGGTCTGGGCCAGCTGGTCGAGAATGCGTCCGGCCGAACCCGGGATGACCGGCTGCACCAGGATCGACACGATGCGCAGCACCTCGAGGGTCACATACAGCACGGTGCCCTCGCGCGCGGTGTCGCCCGCCTTCGCCAGCGCCCACGGCTGCTGTGCGGAGAAGTACCGGTTCGTCTCGCCGAGCGTGAGCCAGATCGCCTCCAGCGCCAGATGCATCTGCTGCTGGTCGAATTCGGCGCGGGCGCGCTCCAGCAGGCCGTTCGCCCGGTCCAGCAGGGCGCGGTCGTCGTCGGTGAATTCGCCGGGAGTCGGTACGGCCGAAGCGAAGTCGCGCGCCACCATCTTCAGGCTGCGCTGCACCAGGTTGCCGTACTCGTTGGCCAGATCGGTGTTGATGCGGCCGACGATCGCCTCGTGGCTGTAGGAACCGTCCTGGCCGTAGGAGATCTCGCGCAGCAGGAAGAAGCGCACCGCGTCCAGACCGTAGGTCTCCACCAGCGCCGTCGGGTCGACCACATTGCCGACCGACTTGGACATCTTCTCGCCCTTGTTGGTCAGAAAGCCGTGCACGAAAACGCGTTTCGGCAACTCGACCCCGGCCGAGAGCAGGAACGCCGGCCAGTACACGGTGTGGAAACGGGTGATGTCCTTACCGATGATGTGCACGTCGGCGGGCCAGAAGCGTTGGAACGCAGTCGATTCGGTGTTCGGGAAGCCGACGCCGGTGAGGTAGTTGGTGAGCGCGTCCACCCACACGTACATCACGTGATCGGAATGGTCCGGCACCGGCACCCCCCAGTCGAAGGTGGTGCGCGAGATGGACAGATCGCGCAGCCCGGCCTTCACATAACTGACGATCTCGTTGCGGCGGGTGGCGGGCAGGATGAACTCGGGATGCCGCTCGTACAGGTCGAGCAGCGCGTCCTGGTACTTCGAGAGCCGGAAGAAGTAGTTCGACTCCTCGGTCCACTCCACCGGCGTGCCGGTCTCGGTGGCGACCCGGGTGCCGTCCGCGCGGACGGTGGTCTCCTCCTCGGTGTAGAAGGCCTCGTCGCGCACCGAGTACCAGCCCGAGTAGGTGTCGAGGTAGATGTCGCCGTTGTCGCGCATCCGCTCCCAGATGGCGATGCTGGCGGCGACGTGGTCCTCGTCGGTGGTGCGGATGAACCGGTCGTAGGAGATGTCGAGGGCCTTGTCCAGCTGCTCGAACACGTCGGAGTTACGGGAGGCGTACTCCTGCACCGGGACGTTCGCGGCCCGCGCCGACTGCTGCACCTTCTGACCGTGTTCGTCGGTGCCGGTCATGAAGAACACGTCGTAGCCGTCGAGGCGCTTGAACCGCGCGAGGGCGTCGGCCGAGATGTACTCGTAGGCGTGGCCGATGTGCGGCGCACCGTTCGGGTAGGCGATGGCCGTGGTGATGTAGAAGGCGGGGCGTTCGCTCATGATGTGACTACTGTAATCGGCGTGCCCGTGACCGTTCGCGCGAATATCCCCGGTGATCATGCCTAGCAAACGACCCGCACCCGAACCGCCCGAACCGCTGTCCCCGCTGGTGGACGCGCACACCCATATGGACGCCTGCGGCGCCACCGACGCCGAATCGGTTGCGGCCCTGCTGGATCGCGCGGCGGCGGTCGGTGTCGGCCGGGTGGTCACCGTCGCCGACGACCTGGCCGCCGCGCGCTTCGCCGTGCGGGCGGCGCACTGGGACCAGCGCGTGTACGCGGCCGTCGCGCTGCACCCGACCCGCGCGAACGCGCTGGACGACGCGGCGCGGACGGAACTGGAGAAGCTGGCCGGCGACCCGCGCGTGGTCGCCGTCGGCGAGACCGGCCTGGACTACTACTGGCCCGGAAAACTCGACGGCTGCGCGACGGTCGAGGAGCAGGTCGAGGGCTTCCGCTGGCACATCGACCTCGCGAAACGCCTCGGCAAACCGCTGATGATCCACAACCGCGAGGCCGATCACGACCTGCTGGCCGTGCTGCTCGACGAGGGCGCGCCGGAGACGGTGATCTTCCACTGCTTCTCCTCCGACACGAACATGGCGCTGGCCTGCGTCGCGGAGGGATATGTACTGAGCTTCTCCGGCACCGTGAGCTTCAAGAACGCGCACGAACTGCGGGAGGCCGCCACGGTCGTGCCGGACGAGCAGATCCTGGTCGAGACCGACGCGCCGTTCCTGACCCCGCATCCGTTCCGCGGCGCGCCCAACGAGCCGTACTGCCTGCCCTACACCGTGCGGGCGCTGGCCGAGGCCCGTGACCAGGACCCGGTCGAACTCGCGAAGGTCACCACGGCCAACGCCATGCGGGTCTACGGGATGTACTTCTAGCGCTCCGCCGTATGCCCCGGACCAGGGGATGTATGCGTTCGAGGTGCGAACTGTGGGGCAGTTCACTACGATGACGCGGGTCGTTATCTACCTGCTCTCTCGATATCGACTCGTGATGTGGAAAACCCCTGTTCCACGGCTCGTGGTTGTCAGGGCCTGACCCCCTCGTTATCGTATTGTGACCATGCCGGACTTTCGGATGCCCGCTCTGGAGCGGATCAACTCCTCACGCTCGCCGCTGTTGTACACGGCGATCGCGGCGATGCTGATCACGCTGATCGTGGGTGCGGCATTGGCGATCGTGAACAAGAAGACGGTCACCATCGTCATCGACGGCCAGCGGACCAGCCTCACCACCATGTCCGGGGACGTGCGCGGGGTACTCAAGGCCGCCGGATTCGTCCTCACCAACCGCGACCTGGTCTCGCCGTCGGCCGACGAGATCGTGCTCGACGGCGCTACCGTCACGTTGAACCGGGCCCGGCAGGTCGCGCTGACCCTCGACGGGCGCCCGCAGAAGGTGTGGACCACCGCGGCCACCGTCGCCGACGCGCTGCAGCAGCTGAACATTCCCTCCGACGTGTTCGTCTCGCCCGCGCGGCCGACGCCGCTGCCGCTGCAGGGAGCCGCGCTGGCGGTCACCAGCCCGCGCACCGTGCTGCTCGCCGACAACGGCGAAGCGCCCGGTTATGTGCGGATGGCCGCGCCGACGGTCGGGGAACTGCTACAGGTGCAGGGTGTGCCGCTGGCGAACCAGGATTCGGTCGAGCCGCCCGCCGCGACGCCGCTGCGGGACGGCATGAAGATCACCGTCACGCGTAAGCGGGTGGAGAACCGGGTGGAGCGGGTGGCGCTGGATCCGACCGAGGACGTCATCGAGGATCCTGAGCTGAATATGAGCCGGACCGTTATCGAGAATCCGGGTAAGCCGGGGGTGCAGGATGTGACGTTCGCGGTGTCGATCGTCAATGGGCAGGAGGCGAGTAAGGATCCGATCAGTAACACCGTGATCGTTCCCGCTCAGCCCAAGACGGTTCGGAAGGGGGCCAAGCCGGGGACCGAGGTGCCGCCGGTGCGCGACGGAGCGGTGTGGGATGCGTTGGCGCAGTGCGAGTCTCATGGGAACTGGGCTATCAATACGGGGAACGGGTTCTATGGGGGGATTCAGTTCGATCAGAACACGTGGGAGCGGCAGGGGGGGACTCGGTATGCGCCTCGGGCCGATTTGGCTACCAGGGAGGAGCAGATCGCTATTGCGGAG from Nocardia wallacei carries:
- the metG gene encoding methionine--tRNA ligase: MSERPAFYITTAIAYPNGAPHIGHAYEYISADALARFKRLDGYDVFFMTGTDEHGQKVQQSARAANVPVQEYASRNSDVFEQLDKALDISYDRFIRTTDEDHVAASIAIWERMRDNGDIYLDTYSGWYSVRDEAFYTEEETTVRADGTRVATETGTPVEWTEESNYFFRLSKYQDALLDLYERHPEFILPATRRNEIVSYVKAGLRDLSISRTTFDWGVPVPDHSDHVMYVWVDALTNYLTGVGFPNTESTAFQRFWPADVHIIGKDITRFHTVYWPAFLLSAGVELPKRVFVHGFLTNKGEKMSKSVGNVVDPTALVETYGLDAVRFFLLREISYGQDGSYSHEAIVGRINTDLANEYGNLVQRSLKMVARDFASAVPTPGEFTDDDRALLDRANGLLERARAEFDQQQMHLALEAIWLTLGETNRYFSAQQPWALAKAGDTAREGTVLYVTLEVLRIVSILVQPVIPGSAGRILDQLAQTGRTFADLATPIEPGLPLPPPEPVFPKYVEPKS
- the rsmI gene encoding 16S rRNA (cytidine(1402)-2'-O)-methyltransferase: MAAESPDGSATSGRAGRLVLAATPMGDPGDASQRLREALGTATVVAAEDTRRTRALAKALGVEIAGRVVSFYDHVETARIPQLLAEIEAGSTVLLVTDAGMPSVSDPGYRMVAACVERELPVTCLPGPSAVTTALALSGLPMERFCFDGFAPRKSGRRKQWLRTLVTEPRAVVFFEAPHRLADCLADAVEVLGPTRRAAVCRELTKTYEQVVRGSLDELATWAIDGARGEITVVVEGAQSVSAHPADLVDEVEDLVADGLRLKDACAQVASATNTSRRELYDAVLAARLHS
- a CDS encoding GntR family transcriptional regulator, with amino-acid sequence MLDIPVDHHSTVPPYEQLRQGIIARVRSGELTAGTKIPTVRALAGHLGLAPNTVARAYRELEQDGVLETRGRLGSFIASSGDPTRDLAGRAATEYVAVIRRLGLDDEAAVSYVRAALSE
- a CDS encoding SDR family oxidoreductase, with translation MRDRLKSVSGKKTLVTGAASGIGRATAIAAARSGAELVLTDIDATGLAGTVEAIGREGGKVLFSRALDISDYEAVTAFADAVHAAHGGLDVVMNVAGVSAWGTVENLEHRHWRTMVDVNLMGPIHVIENFVPRMVRDGRGGALVNVSSAAGLLAFPWHAAYSASKFGLRGVSEVLRFDLARHGITVHLVVPGAVNTHLVQTVEIAGVDRDDPRVQRYVKRFQRHATPPERVATQILRGIEKNRFMIHTSFDVRFGYWWARKFALPYEFAMRRANDLFDSFLKRG
- a CDS encoding TatD family hydrolase yields the protein MPSKRPAPEPPEPLSPLVDAHTHMDACGATDAESVAALLDRAAAVGVGRVVTVADDLAAARFAVRAAHWDQRVYAAVALHPTRANALDDAARTELEKLAGDPRVVAVGETGLDYYWPGKLDGCATVEEQVEGFRWHIDLAKRLGKPLMIHNREADHDLLAVLLDEGAPETVIFHCFSSDTNMALACVAEGYVLSFSGTVSFKNAHELREAATVVPDEQILVETDAPFLTPHPFRGAPNEPYCLPYTVRALAEARDQDPVELAKVTTANAMRVYGMYF
- the soxR gene encoding redox-sensitive transcriptional activator SoxR codes for the protein MQQTTWNTKELTPGQLSERSGVAVSALHFYEREGLITSRRTSGNQRRYSRETLRRVAFIRISQRVGIPLSEIRKALGTLPEGRTPNRKDWERLSTIWRVDLDQRIEQLTRLRDSLTGCIGCGCLSLASCRIVNFHDKLGDEGPGARVLDVNLNCEASPDGEGCENAYETAEADSAAC
- a CDS encoding arginine deiminase; translated protein: METEAVPSARPFSVTSEVGTLRTVLLHRPGAELRRLTPRNNDQLLFDAIPWVERAQQEHDTFAGLLAGRGVEVLLLRNLLVETLARSGPGRSMGITAAVDARRIGYALAEELKSYLFGVSDAEELAAVLMSGMTFDELPFDPGTSLVRRMHHGTDFVIDPLPNLLFTRDSSFWVGPKVAITSLALPARARETSLTDLVYAFHPRFLGVRRAYESHTAPMEGGDVLLLAPGVVAIGVGERTSPAGAEALARSLFEDNLAHTVLVVPIAQNRATMHLDTVCTMVDTDAVVMYPAVQDSLCAFTIGKRDDGTVEMRGPDPFLPAAAEAMGIPKLRVIDTGLDGVTAEREQWDDGNNTLALAPGVVVAYERNENTNARLADAGIEVLTIPGSELGSGRGGPRCLSCPLARDEV
- a CDS encoding resuscitation-promoting factor, whose protein sequence is MPALERINSSRSPLLYTAIAAMLITLIVGAALAIVNKKTVTIVIDGQRTSLTTMSGDVRGVLKAAGFVLTNRDLVSPSADEIVLDGATVTLNRARQVALTLDGRPQKVWTTAATVADALQQLNIPSDVFVSPARPTPLPLQGAALAVTSPRTVLLADNGEAPGYVRMAAPTVGELLQVQGVPLANQDSVEPPAATPLRDGMKITVTRKRVENRVERVALDPTEDVIEDPELNMSRTVIENPGKPGVQDVTFAVSIVNGQEASKDPISNTVIVPAQPKTVRKGAKPGTEVPPVRDGAVWDALAQCESHGNWAINTGNGFYGGIQFDQNTWERQGGTRYAPRADLATREEQIAIAEVTRARQGWGAWPACTSRLGIS
- a CDS encoding glycosyltransferase — protein: MRIVQLANFYGPRSGGLRTALHHLGAGYVAAGHEVVLVVPGPRWGEETLGTGVRRITVPAVAIPWTGGYRAADPRRVADVLTGLRPDALEVSDRLTLRGFGRWARRRDIAGVMISHERLDRLLGQVLPGPLARRAADAANRRSAEDYDIVVCTTEFAQAEFERIAVPNVALVPLGVDLETFSPSRHDGALRRRFGARHLLVHCGRLSVEKRVDRSIEAVDTLRREGMDARLVVAGDGPRRESLQRRARAVAPLPDGRPAVHFTGFIADRNRLATLLASSDVSLAPGPHETFGLAALEALAAGTPVVASRSSALADIVTEDCGAVADDDPASFAQAVTDVLALPPGDRRRAARHRAEQFTWPAAVAGMLEVLGGR
- a CDS encoding dolichyl-phosphate-mannose--protein mannosyltransferase, coding for MTQLTDARPAIGAGSASSSPAPLRPTPDFGPTDRVRGWVVTLVLTAIAVVTRFLNLNYPTDAGTPVFDEKHYAPQAWQLVTGGWVEDNPAYGLVVHPPVGKQMIALGELLFGYTSWGWRFSAAVFGSLLVLLVIRITRRMTRSTLIGAIAGLLLIADGLTFVSSRIGMLDIFQALFVTAAFGCLIVDRDQVRERMARADAEGRIALSAFGPRLGVRWWRFGAGLLLGLSCGTKWSGMYFVAAFGLMSVCFDVAARRAYKVARPWVGTAVRDIGPALASLVVVPLLVYLAAYWGWFASEDGYDRYSVGNAIGAGGTWSWIPDALRSLWHNQAESLKFHESLTNSAGNHHPWESKPWSWPMGLRPMLYYYADSGVTGCGQSVCVKAVMLIGTPALWWVSLPMLAWAVWRTATRRDWRYATVLVGYGAGLLPWFATLDRQMYYFYAVPMAPFLVMGIALVLGDILGPAPFARVGDRFERWTEHRRLSLLLVCLYLGVVVANFIWLWPILTALPITVGNWHDHLWLPSWK